One Desulfobaccales bacterium DNA segment encodes these proteins:
- a CDS encoding DUF2284 domain-containing protein — MGRKVEKITVDMQEGRLLQDLERYRERALELGATQAKIVKAADIVVDERVTLKCQIPRCFGYGVSAQCPPNTMKPAELQALLDKYHWAVFFIMDVPPEVIVRDKATIKERVAAYQLIYKIVNEVESMAFYDGHYLAFGFAAGSCRHTFCGQQEGCLAMEGKKCRFSLKSRPSMEAVGIDVYKMAAQAGWDIYPIGSGAKPEDMPKGTLAGIVIVQ, encoded by the coding sequence ATGGGCCGGAAAGTGGAGAAGATCACGGTGGATATGCAGGAGGGCCGTTTGCTCCAGGATCTGGAGCGATACCGGGAGCGCGCCCTGGAGCTGGGAGCTACCCAGGCCAAGATCGTTAAAGCCGCAGACATCGTCGTAGATGAGCGGGTGACTCTCAAGTGCCAGATTCCCCGGTGTTTCGGCTACGGGGTGAGTGCGCAATGTCCCCCCAATACCATGAAGCCGGCAGAACTTCAGGCCCTGCTGGATAAATACCACTGGGCCGTGTTTTTCATTATGGACGTGCCGCCGGAAGTCATCGTCCGGGACAAGGCGACCATCAAAGAGCGGGTGGCGGCTTATCAGTTGATCTATAAGATCGTCAACGAGGTAGAGTCCATGGCCTTTTACGACGGTCACTACCTGGCCTTCGGTTTTGCGGCCGGATCTTGCCGCCATACCTTCTGCGGCCAGCAGGAGGGCTGCCTGGCCATGGAAGGCAAAAAGTGCCGGTTTTCTTTGAAGTCACGGCCGTCCATGGAGGCCGTGGGTATCGACGTCTACAAGATGGCGGCCCAGGCCGGCTGGGACATTTATCCCATCGGCAGCGGGGCCAAGCCCGAAGATATGCCCAAGGGCACCCTGGCGGGTATCGTGATTGTGCAATAA